The Amylolactobacillus amylophilus DSM 20533 = JCM 1125 genome contains a region encoding:
- a CDS encoding LVIS_2131 family protein: protein MKSAYNYIGVFAWIIVFLLLVFIIQNIRKRHIKMIVMDHVRFSVKNLVLDVLEIVVWGGLLVSMSIVTFFDNPSLNDHARITDSVKFRPLIMTVDQDKSFYVKVNTVQSRDSKVEYTLLSDGNKITINGANSSISDGASPLSPAASAYPFDEKVLVKMDQNYQKAYLATYVARYKKNWRNGLGLSAGRVATEYYLIRIPDQTFVKDQQTK from the coding sequence ATGAAATCTGCTTATAACTATATCGGTGTTTTTGCCTGGATAATTGTTTTTCTGTTGCTCGTATTTATTATCCAGAATATTCGTAAACGTCATATCAAGATGATTGTCATGGACCATGTGCGTTTCTCTGTCAAAAATCTGGTACTTGATGTCCTGGAAATTGTGGTTTGGGGCGGACTCCTGGTTTCGATGAGTATCGTAACATTCTTTGATAATCCATCATTAAATGACCATGCGCGCATCACGGATAGTGTTAAGTTCCGCCCGTTAATTATGACGGTTGACCAAGATAAATCCTTCTATGTTAAGGTGAACACCGTACAAAGCAGGGACTCAAAGGTCGAATATACTCTCCTTAGCGACGGCAACAAAATCACGATTAACGGAGCAAACTCCTCTATCTCAGACGGCGCGAGCCCATTATCGCCGGCCGCAAGTGCCTATCCGTTTGACGAAAAGGTATTGGTTAAGATGGATCAAAATTACCAAAAGGCCTATCTGGCAACCTATGTTGCCAGGTATAAAAAAAATTGGCGTAACGGCTTAGGACTAAGTGCTGGCAGGGTAGCAACTGAATATTATCTGATTCGGATACCTGATCAGACGTTTGTGAAAGATCAACAGACCAAATAA
- a CDS encoding guanylate kinase, protein MKKLIIIAGPSGVGKTTISRYLTQKYNIPRVITHTTRPLRSGEQDGVDYYFESADSFRQLHFFEHVKYGSYQYGSSRESLQKSFEKSDIVSLIVETAGVHTYLQELPAQAVFVYLTVSEPAELAQRLEERGDTKSQIEKRLHSPEFKRDLALDDDLLQRAHIIKNDSLDAAKAAIDQLIESLTNV, encoded by the coding sequence ATGAAGAAATTAATTATTATTGCCGGCCCAAGTGGTGTTGGGAAAACCACCATTAGTCGGTATCTCACCCAAAAATACAACATACCACGGGTAATCACTCATACCACGCGACCACTGCGTTCTGGGGAACAGGACGGCGTTGATTATTATTTCGAGAGTGCCGACAGCTTTCGCCAACTGCACTTCTTTGAACACGTTAAATACGGTAGCTATCAATATGGTTCTTCAAGGGAATCATTGCAGAAATCCTTTGAAAAGAGCGATATCGTCTCACTAATAGTTGAAACGGCAGGCGTTCACACCTACCTGCAGGAGCTACCAGCGCAGGCTGTGTTCGTCTATTTGACTGTCTCAGAACCTGCCGAGTTAGCGCAACGGCTTGAGGAGCGGGGCGACACGAAAAGTCAGATTGAGAAGAGGCTGCACAGTCCGGAATTCAAGCGTGATTTAGCACTTGACGATGATCTTTTACAGCGGGCGCACATCATCAAGAACGACAGTTTAGATGCTGCTAAAGCAGCGATTGATCAACTGATTGAGTCGCTAACTAATGTTTAA
- a CDS encoding DUF2187 family protein, whose protein sequence is MKKEELEVGQTVSATVKEDIKKPFTGKVEKIYENSVLLEIVSNEAEDNTAVSELNNKIVVNLSSIKKAK, encoded by the coding sequence ATGAAAAAAGAAGAACTCGAAGTTGGTCAAACCGTAAGTGCAACTGTTAAAGAAGATATTAAGAAGCCATTCACTGGTAAAGTTGAAAAAATCTATGAAAATTCGGTATTACTGGAAATCGTCTCAAATGAAGCCGAAGATAACACAGCAGTTTCCGAATTAAATAATAAAATCGTGGTCAACCTGAGCTCGATTAAGAAAGCAAAGTAG
- the nrdH gene encoding glutaredoxin-like protein NrdH has translation MGNITVYTKNDCVQCKMTKRFLKEHHINYEEKNINSDPDAITYLKSLGFKSVPVVFPKDENPIVGFRPEQLKGLVK, from the coding sequence ATGGGTAATATTACTGTATATACTAAGAATGATTGTGTTCAGTGCAAAATGACTAAACGCTTCTTAAAAGAACACCATATCAACTACGAAGAGAAGAATATCAACTCTGACCCAGACGCAATTACGTATTTAAAGAGCCTCGGCTTCAAGAGTGTTCCTGTTGTTTTCCCTAAAGATGAAAACCCAATTGTCGGTTTCAGACCAGAACAGCTTAAGGGTCTTGTAAAATAA
- a CDS encoding C40 family peptidase: MNKFKSNVTKISAAALLGTFGLVAAQQVNSNITSNTVEAATEVGKINYKPGYSLAVRKSPSVGNNLTGQYLKHGTRWKIIRYTTDTNGVKWADLGKNDWVEAKYLVASSTALSSASTVPAVAKTSTQVQVYRDADKTRAAQTLNANTRWKVIRATVNTQGVTMYDLGNNDWVEASALTANNTLNIYSTSVKVVQIKTGYTASIYSNPNNPQLTGQKLTSGSKWKVIRAAQSVNGEVWYDLGNNDWVQSSYVSDVTSASQSSDRNVKIQAVINLAKQQLGKPYVWGGKGPSAFDCSGFTQYVFLNAVGKNIGGWTVPQESAGRQVAVSQLQAGDLVFWGSHGNTYHVGIYLGNNRYINAPRPGQNVQIATLSSYNPASFGVRVL; this comes from the coding sequence TTGAATAAATTTAAATCTAATGTGACGAAGATTTCTGCTGCAGCATTACTGGGTACTTTTGGCCTGGTAGCAGCACAACAAGTAAACTCAAATATTACATCAAATACTGTAGAAGCAGCAACAGAAGTTGGTAAAATTAACTATAAACCTGGTTACAGCCTGGCTGTTAGAAAGTCACCTAGCGTTGGTAATAACCTTACTGGTCAATATCTAAAACACGGTACTAGGTGGAAGATTATCCGCTATACAACGGATACTAATGGTGTTAAGTGGGCGGATTTAGGAAAGAATGACTGGGTTGAAGCGAAGTACCTAGTAGCATCATCAACTGCTCTTTCAAGTGCAAGTACAGTTCCAGCAGTTGCAAAGACTAGTACTCAAGTACAAGTTTATCGTGATGCTGACAAAACAAGAGCTGCACAAACACTTAATGCAAACACAAGGTGGAAAGTTATTCGCGCTACTGTAAACACTCAGGGTGTTACAATGTATGACCTTGGGAACAATGATTGGGTTGAAGCCAGTGCATTGACTGCAAATAATACTCTGAATATTTATTCAACCTCAGTTAAGGTTGTTCAGATTAAGACTGGCTACACTGCTTCAATTTACAGTAATCCTAATAATCCACAATTAACTGGTCAAAAGCTTACTTCAGGTTCTAAATGGAAGGTGATTCGTGCTGCTCAAAGTGTTAATGGAGAGGTCTGGTATGATCTTGGTAACAACGATTGGGTTCAATCTAGTTATGTTTCTGATGTTACTTCAGCATCACAAAGTTCGGACAGAAATGTTAAAATCCAAGCAGTAATCAACTTAGCTAAGCAACAACTTGGTAAGCCGTATGTATGGGGTGGTAAGGGACCAAGCGCATTTGATTGCTCTGGCTTTACACAATATGTATTTTTAAATGCTGTTGGTAAGAACATTGGTGGCTGGACTGTCCCACAAGAGTCAGCTGGTCGGCAAGTAGCAGTCTCTCAATTACAAGCAGGAGACCTGGTCTTCTGGGGTTCACACGGAAACACTTACCATGTAGGTA
- the nrdI gene encoding class Ib ribonucleoside-diphosphate reductase assembly flavoprotein NrdI — MVEIAYYTVTGQTRRFIKKTELDAYEIDDADPYHDMDQPFILIVPAYDDNMMDSVIDFLNFGSNKENLVGVIGTGNRNFNQLYIHTAKDIANSLKAPILYDFEFNGTPTDVARVKEIVANYESTEA, encoded by the coding sequence ATGGTTGAAATTGCGTACTACACGGTTACTGGGCAAACCAGACGGTTCATCAAGAAGACTGAACTTGATGCTTACGAGATAGACGATGCTGATCCATATCACGACATGGACCAGCCTTTTATTTTAATTGTCCCCGCATACGACGACAACATGATGGACTCCGTCATCGACTTCCTCAATTTCGGTTCGAACAAGGAGAACCTCGTTGGCGTGATTGGCACGGGTAATAGAAACTTCAATCAGTTATACATCCACACGGCAAAAGACATTGCCAACAGCTTAAAAGCACCAATTCTTTATGATTTCGAATTCAATGGCACGCCGACTGATGTGGCGCGCGTAAAGGAGATAGTGGCGAACTATGAGTCTACAGAAGCTTAA